TAGATgacagtttttaaaaagtaaattgttTACAtgtgcactttttattttaaaaccataaaaaatgGCCTTACTGCTCCCCCTGAaccacacaaaagggtgaaaatttgtcaaaacatgcacctttgctattatttttcagacAAATACAGCACATAGTGGCGCTGTTGTTAAAcacccaaagtttgaccccaaaataaaacatattgacttgaaatttctcacacagctgaaCACAGGCTACACTCGCTGTAACTTGAGGGTGTTTAGCCGAAGCACCACCAAATTtgatacacacctttaggggactgacgaAGCACGTGTTTGTGAAGCAGGCTGTCATCAGCTGAAGtagaaatacagtttttaaaaagtaatgagTAACTGCACCATccttgttaatcacctgaaaaaaacatgcttgatgccagggtttgcaggaggctcgtgggaatggtactccaggtggtgaagatggcttcacgtagggcatccactgtctgtaACTGATTCCATTTTTTGATTTCAACTTCCCTTGAAATCCTTCCACAAATGTTcgcaattggatttagatcaggggaacacgcagggtGGTCCAAAACAGTGAGGCTATTCCTCTGAAAGAATTCCTTtttcaggcaggcattgtgaactgcagcattgtcctgttgaaacacccagtcattaccacacggatgagggccttcagccatgagggatgccccctgcaacaaaTCTACATAGCCAACTGCCATTCATTGttcaattaaaagaaaaagtaccCCAGATCATGGggtacatttttcctcatcagagaataaaactttcttccgccttttccatgtttggtgctctcgggCAAATACTAGATGggattttgtggcattgaaggagacgaggcatTAGAAGAAGTTTTGTGGTCTTAAAACCCTCCTCTCGCAagtgccgtctgatggttattggaccgcactcggcaccagtgacaaccttcatttgggccgaggattgtcCTGTGTTTTGAACGGACAGCCAATTGcatcctctggctcagggctggtgacaACTTTTTGGGCCTACCACCTACCACTCAaacatcagcagcaatggcacgctgcgagaggccttctTTATGCAcggcgttcaaagagagaaagcttttttgcctttgccatcaagagatcatgacagtgtgaatacctgacagaaaatgacattgaatccacaagATTTTGGCCTTTAAAGGTTGTGTGCtcaaacgtttgatcagctgtgTATATAGTCGTGTGGAAAAAATGGTGTTCACATTTTGTCACACGGCTGGAAATGACATTAGTGGCGCCCCCGATGGGTTGTGGACAAAATGCTTTGTAAGACATGCTGGCATGTACTGCAGGTAATGCAGATTATCATTAGCCAAGTGGTAAATGACTTATAAATAATTCGTTAGTAAGTtgtaaagacattttgcttgatggtggctTGATGTTTTCCCAACCAATCTTGCtaaaattttacagacatgtgcttgtcagttccCTAAAGGTGTGATTCGGTGGGTGTTGTGTGGCACATTTTAAGTAAAATCCGATTTGGGATCACACTTTTTTAGTTAAATAGCAGCACCAttaaatgttcacccttttcaGGAGTAGGAGACTGGGGACTTTTTTCCACAtgaatacagtatttgcatcttGGACAAGTGCAAGCAGCCATGTAGAGCAAAGCTTTTGATGAAGTTGCATTTTTAACATCTCTACATAAGAGTCATATTATAATATTGCTGCTGAGAGACAGACATGAGTCACAGACAGAAACACACGCCGTCATTATTACGTTAACATGCAAGATGTATGAGCTCCTgccataaaaaaaacccaacataatAGTGTTTAAAGCGTCCTAAGTGCATCCTTAATCTATTCTTGTTCTTGCTCTATTAAATACAGAGTAGAGGGGTCGGTCTCATAACTACAGTGAAACCTAACATATGCAACTTTAAAGCTCTTTCATGGTTGTTAATTGGCATTGGCATGAATAGGAAGGGCTTGTTTTAGGAATTCATAGGAATATATATGAATCAACCAAGAACACATTggaattttgaaaataaatcagTTTTGCCTAAAAGCATCTTATAGAATaatgtgtatattgtatatttactCTACCATTTTAAATATGTACTATTTACATTCATCAATGAATTCAATGATTACCTACCAGTAATTGTCAATAAATGGAAAAGTGGTATGATTAAATAAACACTGTTGAAGTGTGCAAATATaaatttgtgatgttttttttttaacttgtaagttgttaagcatgtccaaaaaaataaaccatgacagtttgaaaaaaataaaataaaaaacaacatcgATTAATTCTCATCATATTAAACAGCACACCTAACTATTATCTACTGTGCGTAAGGTCCTATTCACATGTGTAATAAATTGGCTTTGTATTTCAGCCCTTACTATGTAGATTTATTCTATTATGATCAATATTACAAACctcaaaaatgtgactttatttaTGTCAACATATAACATCCTCAGGTGTTGTTTTGGGTTTTGAGTGCTACAAGAAGTTTGCCTGccgaccactagatggcaatcAAGCAGCAATGAATATTTCAAATGCGGCTTCAAAATAATATCAGAAGACATTGTTAGACCCCAACAATGAGGCTTTcacaaatcagaaaaaaaactccTATATAATCTTATCTATCTGATGTTTAGGCTATTTGTGTCAGCCTCAGTTAAAGTAAGGTATTCGGAGGGATGGATATTGCTTAGACATGCAGAAACAGAGGCCTGTCCTGTTTGTTGAGCGCACAGAAGGCCAATGTCAATAATTTAGATAAAGCAAGCAGATGTCGGCACGCCAGCGAGAGACTTTAGGATGCACAACACTAGTCTGTGTGACACAAAAACACCATTGATGAAAATCCTTAAAAAAGGATTTGACTATAAAAATGTACCGGAGGTATAGGGATTACCAAAGGTCCACTGAAAAACAGAATTGTCCcatttttagaaataaaagtgtgtgtcctgtattgagttgacaagggaagcactttgtcccttattacGGTGAGAATCAAAACTTAGGCTGTAAAATGTGGACTctattgacgacagcttgtcacaggctaaacCAATCTTAGCCAGCATGTCTGATCGCTGGCCTATTAATGTCATTGCCGTTCTccttttctggcatctttgttcaCACAATTTGCCTGACTGTCATTGTGCCTGAGTCagcagctagttagctagctagttagctagcaaGAGCTatctgcctagcttctggtctggtcaaatgtgtctttttaacttttatgacattttgtcttgAAACAAACAATCAATGCGGTTAatttggagcttgtttttgtctcacagGGAAGCTACAAATGACTATCACATTTATGAGGTAAGTGCTAACCTAAAACCAAAGAGTTGATCATGTCCCTGCTGGaaaaaccagcatagaccagctacTACTGTAGCATGACCAACATAGACATAGCATATGTTGTGTTTTCGTGCTGGTATGCTAGTGCTGGTGACCACCATACCAGCATCAGATGCTGTTATGCTACTGTATGCTGGTGGACCATGctaaaccagcatagaccagcattaACCACAAGCtaaaccagcaccaaaccagcatagaccaaCAATGagcagcatagaccagcatcatttctgtgctagtctatgctgttttttacagcaggggtgAATTATCGCAAGATCATGGCCTAAGAATTTAGTGGGTAATCATACAAAAAGCACTATAATCGAATTTGTATTTTCAAGCTCCATGACACTTTACTAACTAGctaaaaatggcatattttgccacaaaacactacatactgtattgtactaTTGTTATGttcatgttattattgttatgagtGCATTAACTTTGGTACAACATGACTGTGGTGCGTTTACTGACCAGTTAGCATCTGAACTGAAGTGGCATAGTCATGAACAACCTCCTATAGAAGTATTGGAACACCTGACATCATGGCTCTACCTGTCCCCTGCTGTGTCGTACTGGCGATGATCCACTTGACCAGACAACACTTCATCAGCGACTTTCGCGAAAACCTGGGCCTCTGCCACTTGGACCCTTCCGCCTGTCCACCTGGGATCGCTTCTTTGCTGTCCGGCAGCAGGCCGCCATCCACCTCCTTGTTTTCTGTCTAAAAAGGACACATAACAATAGACTCGGTGAGAAAAATCCCTTGGAGATATTTTACGGTCTGGCGGGAGCAACTAACTTACTAGCTTACGATGGCCGACAATTGCCAGCAAGACAATCTAAGCATTCTTCAAAGTTATTGACCACAATCATAAAATGGGCAGAAAAAGAGCTTCTGCCGCAGCAAATGCAGAGGAAGAGGACATGGAACCATCTAGTCTCCGATAATGATGTTGAATGACATGGGAGACAGGATCAGCAACATGGGAGGCAGGCTCAACAACACATTGAACCCAATAAGAGATAAACAGCAGGATGACATaaagtacattaaaaaaatacattaaggaaGTGAAGAATGGCACTGCGTCACTTTGTAAACAAATTGATGGGCTGGAAGGAAATGTGGTTGGACTGGAAGAGAAATGGATGCCTTAAAGAAGCAAAGTGATCACAGGATCACATTATATTGCAAATAAAATGATGTGTCAGATTGATGATTTGTAACAGTCTACACGcatgaacaatgtgattgtgactgggctccacATTACACACAGGTCTTACGCCAGGGCAGTTGATAACAgacaacaaaataatgttgcTTCCTGCAATCAAAGTGTGTGGATGTGGACATCAACAACATGGTAGGAATAGTCTGGTAGGAATCACAACACcaaccacacctgtcatcatcataaagttcactaacaaaaaacaaggtGGCATTGCTGAGGCAGAAGCAAGCTGGAAGGAACaaacatctactgtatatcaatgagcatctgacaaaacgcagtGCTGACGTCACCAAAAAAGCATGCGACTTAAGGCAGCAGGCgactgcaaaatctacatctaGTTAAATGGTGGACCATAGGAAACCAAAAAGACATCAAGAAGGAACTGAACCAAATCATCTCAACTACAaggaaataaaagacacagCTCACAAAAACTTGATGCAGCTTAAAGCCATGTTCAGTGTTCATTTATgaatttcatttgtcatttatatgtattttgctttgttttctgcatgtaaaactataattattctctgtaaaatgtgttcgGTGTTGTAGTGTCTGCTTTGTTTAGCAAAGCAGATGAATTCCATTTCTTGGTCATTTAGAGTTTAAGGCATCAGCTCATGACCAGGGGGGTGGTGAGCTGTCGGGGGGCGTGAGAGACAgtgaggactttcaatattagtgcagacttgccaacatgtacagtatgaattTGTCGCACTCAGAATGGAATTTGACTCTTAAATACACTTGTTAGCTTCACTGCTctctattttgttgcattttgctggtttcagtttcgagtttagtctttacagtacagataaataaatagatattatcagtttttcATTAGTATTTCAATtcgtggggggaggggggcgcCTTTCTGTCCCCCTGTTTCCTGTGggggcatgacaaaaaaaattgagaacTACTGGTATAACCACAGTTATACTCAGCGGGTGCGTAGTCTaccaaagcaaataaccaccggTGTATCTAATTAACACTGTGTCACAAAAAATTGGCAGCTATGGCCGCCGGCAACCTCCTCCccttctgatgtagttttttggagggatgctccaatcaacTGGCCACGGATTTCCGAGGAAAAGCACATGATCTGCCGATCAATGCCTTTCAGTGCCCAACACAAAACAGATCACCTGTGCGTACTGTTGCAGCCTGCAGAAAACCCTGTGCGCAAATGTTTTAGGTAGTGTccccctcccactttccttctcACTGCGTAGGCGTGTGGCGGCAAACCCAGCATGCTGTGAGAGTGATGTAAcgtttgcatcctgcaacaccatccagccatccatcttctataccgcttctcctctttagggtggcgggggcatgctggagcctatcccagctgacttcgggcgacaggcggggtacaccctggactggtcgccagccaatcgcagggcacatatagacaaacaaccattcacactcacattcatacctatggacaatttagagtcgccagttaacctaacctgcatgctttttggaatgtgggaggaaaccggagtacctgcaACACATCCCATGAAAAATATCTCGTGGGgatagctttaatttaatacagcatttgaagaacaaacacttaaccgagtatggtgagttttcgaggctcacagtGCAGCAACAGATGGCAGCTAACATAGTCAACACTCGGCAgcatgtgcgtgacagtcagttGGCTAATCcgaaataacccgaaaaataatttaaactagatgaccagcctttctgaACCGTGGAATACACCTGGTCCCGCCGACTGCTCTCTGACTTGGAGCGCCACTATGCcgtacctggaagtcctgccatGAAACGCTCCATCAGATGGATACACTCTCACATTGAAAGTTTCCTTAAGGCGCTTCATCCTCTGTAAAGTTTCacgatatatgttctcttgaaaaagtaagtaaaatatatttttggctAAATTAAGGCGATTTTCTGgtttcttttttcatatcatgtagCCAATAGCTGGGGTGCAGCCTCTGCACACCCTGAAAACAAAAATCACGTTGGGGccaccctttttattttttgaaataattaTCAATTTTTGGGGAGCCCCTGGCAGTCAGAGGtttttggaattgtcctaacacACTCattggccaatagcactcattatacataaattgaaaaatgcattaaaaaatctataaaataagttaatctatgtgatctTTATTGGTactggtatcggtatcggcagatCTCCCTCCTTCGATGATCGGTATGGGAATCAGCATCATACAACCCGAATCGGAGCatcctttgttttttgtaattaacTCCACAAGCTGGCACtcactgcatttgaagtatgacGAGTGCAGCTTTTTGTACctttgcatgcgctttaaaatgttgttgttgtactgAGCTGTTGGCATgaaacttgtgtgtgttgtttccaGAGAACTCATCAACtgtattaatgctgactgagcagtttgcaccttactgctattacaacattggttatgttgctgctgtgttgtgcaatgtacaGTGctcattaataaattaatatgtGGTCAAAGGGAGatacatttcatctttttcatgCACTACAAATCATTGTGGCTGCAAgtcggcctagtggttagcatgttggccacacagtcaggagattgggaaggtcagggttcgaatctctgtggaatgaagtttgcatgttctccccgtgtttgggttttctccactttcttcccacattccaaaaatctgttaattggagactctaaactgcccataggtatgaactataagtctgtatgtgccctgcgattggctggtgaccactccagggtgtaccctggctCTCGCCCAGTCAGCTgaggtaggctccagcatacccgcgaccccagtgaggacaagcggcgtagaaaatgatggatggatggaggttgtTGCTGTGAATATGATGAGATGTCAGCCTTTTCTGCATCCGCTTCCGCCTTTTCTGCACTATAGGTAAATAAATGCCCTGGCTATATAATAAGAGCATttctatgtgtatgtgtatgtgtaggagCCCCCATGGCCGAGAATAAATCACAGAGATGCTCTTGATGATCTTGAAAATGAGACAAAGAAAGCTTTGGAAGACATCTAATATTTCTGTGACTGCAGCACTTCTAAAAATAATCTGGGTTCTTGTTAGTTCATCACGTCACCTGACACTGGAGCACATTCAGGGTCTCTCTACATTCAAATGAATATTTCAGTGACGCTGTCTGGGAGATTCTATTCTATTTCTGACCGGTCTCTTTCCTTTTTAAACGAAACGTGATAGCTTTAAATTCTCAAATCCTGTTACATAATTTTAGAGCctcctttttctttgtttctgtcCCCCTGTTTGCACATGGAGGGGGTGGCAGAGCACATGTATGGGGGCAATCGCTCAATAATTCACACTCCTTAAAAATGCATCAATAAAAGATCAGAGTTGCTGCCTTGCTGAGGTGACTGATAACTGCTGGTTCATATATATACAAAGACAACCACGTCAGACATTGGAagcaaaagcacaaaaaagcaacaaaaaataaaataaaattttcaaAAGATGGCTATGAAATGTTTAAAACCCACCCTTTTTaagataatgaataaataaggaGTCAAAAGTGTTTTAAAGACACCCACAGCAATGCGTTATTGAATAAAATAGTGTCCAATGTATTGTAAACTACATACAGTAGGCAAAATTGGTCAAATCTTAAATGCTGCACCTTACTACAAAATGTATAAGACTTTGTGCTGTAACTGCAGGAATACTGCCTTCAATCAATCCTTCATAATTAAATGTTAAATCAGAATCAGTGAcataaacatactgtacctgCATGGTGTCTGCGTACCCTTTAGCTGTATCGGTGCTCCTCAGCTCCTCCAATGTgcctcatcctcctcttcaaTGAGCTGCAGCTGCGTGGAAAAAGTAAAAGGAGAGagagagctggaggaggaggagcacatCTGCTCACTCACCTGACTTCAACATTGAGTGGATGAAAATGCAAGGTGCCTGAGGAGGAAAGGTTAGAAGAGCTGAGGAATGAGGAGGCAATCCATTTATTGAGCATGTTGCATTGGAGCGAGGTGGGGATGAGATGTTTACGTGGTGACAAATGTTATTatatgtacacaaacacaaaacagacaTTTATTAGTTTGAATGAAAAGTTGCATGGTGGTGGCTATTGGAGCAAAAGGGGGAAATGGTCATAATGGTCACGATAGCAACTAGTAGGCAAAAATCATTTTGCAGCAAACCACATGAAATCAcatctcatattattattatatatatatatatatatatatatattatattattaaaggCCTTGATGAGGACTTTCTACATGTGTATTGTTTGTATTGACCATTGTATACATTGTACTGTAGACACAGGGTGTGTGTGAAGCCTCAAGTGCATTAGTGCAGTAGTATAGGGGTGTTTAACCCCCCATGTGGGAAAGGGTTCTTTAagagttgggacaccatggaaagattccggtcagagaatcatttaatcatctttattatagaGGTGGATGTGCTTGttagaaatgtgtgttagtcCACTGAAATTGGGTTTGTCCAAAAGGAGTGGATTTGTCCAAGTAGCTGTGTGTCCAaaggcttgtatgtgtgtgtccaaaggcttgtatgtgtgtggtctaaacaatAGGAACACATGAAATTACAACAATGCCAAATAAAGCAGCCAAATAGCACtcacatgacacaaataaaggcatgcacagtacacatatcaAGTCATGCTGAGAGATGACGACGAACATGCTAGTCGGTGAGCCAGCTAGCAAACAACAAGCACATGGCTCAGAAGTGTACCCCAATCACACCACATCCAACAAACTAGCTTTCATTTTAGCTTCCTACACAGCGTCAATCATGCAACAACAAACACTCCTCATGCAGAAAGAATCATCAAACTCACCTTGTTGAGTCATACAACGCACACCAAGGATGGACACTTCATATCCCACATGGGAAGCAAGCTCATACTAGCAAACTGCTACCAGTGCTCAGCTAGTTCCTTTTGTAAGAAGGTTGCATTCAAGTGCATCACGTACCTTCCAGGAACAAGTTGCTGCTGCGTTCATGGACGCTTGGACATCACAGAAAGGGCTACAAATGTTCTACTTATAACAGACATCAAAGTTACACAAACAGACTTTCagacaccccaaacattcatcgggtgtcccggcaggactcaaagatggcaaaaaacccaacttttccaatgggtcgattttcgcccgttttttcagtgccgacactgtcgtgaaatatcattttttcaagttgctgaaacgacactttacCTGCGCGGGAGGTTGGCCAAACTCCCCAAACATTcgtcgggggtcccggcaggactcaaagatggcaaaaaacccaacttttccaaggAGTCGATTTTTAAAATTCTTTTAAATAGTCACAGTCGCAAAATCgcaaaaatgccagttttttgaggtgttgatttctgagaaaagtggtaatgggggaccattacgtaatttttttttttcgacttccatcaactgcacttttccgctccaggaagtgggggaaaccacccacactttcctcggtgaccccgaatGGActcaaaaaaggcagaaaatgccagttttttgaggcgttgatttttgacaaaagtggtaatgggggaccattacgtaattttttttttttcgacttccatcaactgcacttttcctctccaggaggagggggaaaccacccacactttcTTCGGTGACCctgaaaggacccaaaaaaggcagaaaattccagttttttgaggtgtagATTTTTTagaaaagtggtaatgggggaccattgcacaatttttttttccgacTCCCATCAACTTTTCCGCTCCAGGAAGGGGCACTTTTCCGACGGGttgattttcgcccgttttttcagttttttctgtcgcgaaatcgcatttttttcaagttgctgaaaccaaacccccaaacattcatcgggatcccggcaggacccaaagattgcaagaaacgccacttttcgttttttcagtgccgtgGCTGTTGCAAAGTGGCATTTTTTCAGAGTGtctgaaacaacactttctgGTCCAGtaggtgggccaaacccaccACATTGGCAGGACCCCCACATTGGCAAAACACGCCActtttttgactttttcaattttctgccatttttttgaGGTCCGCGACTGCATAAGTGTTGCATTTCTTTCCTAAAATGCATCCAATTCATTAAAATGTTAGTACTCAACTACAGCAGTCtttctttcatttaaaaatagcgGCATTATTTCCAGCATGAGGCATTGAAGACAGTAGGTAGAAGCATAAAG
This Dunckerocampus dactyliophorus isolate RoL2022-P2 chromosome 17, RoL_Ddac_1.1, whole genome shotgun sequence DNA region includes the following protein-coding sequences:
- the LOC129169995 gene encoding Kv channel-interacting protein 2-like isoform X4, translated to MAVGYVDLLQGASLMAEGPHPCGNDWVFQQDNAAVHNACLKKEFFQRNSLTVLDHPACSPDLNPIANICGRISREVEIKKWNQLQTVDALREAIFTTWSTIPTSLLQTLASSMFFSADDSLLHKHVLRQSPKDSSDSDLELSMVRHQPEGLEQLQARTQFTRKELQSLYRGFKNECPSGLVDEETFKTIYSQFFPQGDVTMYAHFLFNAFDMDRSGSIRFENAVPRGDHKI